A genomic window from Flavobacterium phycosphaerae includes:
- a CDS encoding DUF3127 domain-containing protein: protein MEVTGKIKVINPEQQVSASFRKRELVVATEEQYPQFISINFVQDKCDLLNNYNAGEAVKVSINLRGREWVNPQGETKYFNDIQGWRIEKLQAEAPAAPGMAPMPPAEAFAPATNFNEEEHDDLPF from the coding sequence ATGGAAGTTACCGGAAAAATTAAAGTGATTAATCCTGAGCAACAAGTAAGTGCCAGTTTTAGAAAAAGAGAATTAGTTGTGGCTACAGAAGAGCAATACCCACAGTTTATCAGCATCAATTTTGTACAAGATAAATGTGATTTGTTAAACAACTATAATGCAGGTGAAGCGGTAAAAGTTTCTATTAACCTGAGAGGAAGAGAATGGGTAAATCCACAAGGAGAAACCAAATATTTTAACGATATTCAAGGTTGGAGAATCGAAAAACTTCAAGCAGAAGCACCAGCTGCTCCTGGAATGGCTCCAATGCCACCGGCAGAAGCTTTTGCACCGGCAACCAACTTTAACGAAGAAGAGCACGACGATTTGCCTTTCTAG
- a CDS encoding flavin reductase family protein, which produces MLSFEPHTLSPAQLQGYLQSAVAPRPIAFASTMDENGKPNLSPFSFFNVFSSNPPILVFSPARRVRNNTTKHTLENCQATKQVVINVVNYDIVQQASLSSTEYPDGVNEFLKSGLTMLPSDMVKPYRVAESPVQLECKVNEIIALGNQGGAGNLIICEVLKIHIHETILDEKGAIDQSKIDLVSRLGGNWYSRSNQGLFEVEKPLSTLGIGVDMIPDFIKKSPVFDGNDLGKLGNVEALPTQEEITIFVQQNFAVKGVLSSDDEQKIHQKAKEYLNTNEVLSAWKVLLAKQ; this is translated from the coding sequence ATGCTCAGCTTCGAACCCCATACCCTTTCCCCCGCACAATTACAAGGCTACCTGCAAAGCGCCGTAGCACCAAGACCTATTGCTTTTGCCAGCACGATGGATGAAAACGGCAAGCCCAATTTGTCCCCTTTTAGTTTTTTTAACGTTTTTAGTTCCAATCCGCCCATACTGGTTTTTTCTCCGGCCAGACGTGTCAGAAACAATACCACCAAACACACGCTTGAAAACTGCCAAGCAACCAAACAAGTGGTAATTAATGTGGTGAATTATGACATAGTGCAACAAGCCTCATTATCGAGCACTGAATATCCTGATGGGGTAAACGAGTTTTTAAAATCAGGCTTAACCATGTTGCCATCGGATATGGTAAAACCCTATCGCGTGGCCGAAAGTCCGGTGCAACTGGAATGCAAAGTCAACGAAATTATTGCTTTAGGAAATCAAGGAGGTGCGGGTAACTTAATCATTTGTGAAGTACTCAAAATTCACATTCATGAAACCATTTTGGACGAAAAAGGAGCGATAGACCAAAGCAAGATTGATTTGGTTTCCCGTTTAGGAGGTAATTGGTATTCTCGTTCCAATCAAGGACTGTTTGAAGTCGAAAAACCGCTGTCCACATTGGGCATTGGAGTAGATATGATTCCCGATTTTATCAAGAAAAGTCCCGTTTTTGATGGGAATGATTTAGGTAAATTAGGAAATGTGGAAGCCTTGCCAACACAAGAAGAAATTACTATATTTGTACAACAAAATTTTGCTGTAAAAGGTGTTTTAAGTTCAGACGATGAACAAAAAATACACCAAAAAGCAAAAGAATATTTGAATACTAACGAAGTACTATCTGCCTGGAAAGTACTTTTAGCAAAACAATAA
- a CDS encoding DNA-3-methyladenine glycosylase I — protein sequence MENKIRCAWCEKDDMYRDYHDNEWGNPVYDDDKLFEFLVLETFQAGLSWYTILKKRDNFRKAFDQFDYKKVAQYTDEKVAELMQDAGIIRNGLKIKGTIANAIAFMNVQQEFGSFSKYIWGFTGGKPIENNVKMMSDVKATTPLSDEISKDLKKRGFKFVGSTVVYAHMQATGMVNDHVEACWKRK from the coding sequence ATGGAAAATAAAATACGTTGCGCTTGGTGCGAGAAAGACGATATGTATCGTGATTATCATGATAACGAATGGGGAAATCCGGTTTATGATGACGACAAATTGTTTGAATTTTTAGTACTCGAAACGTTTCAGGCCGGATTGAGCTGGTACACCATTTTGAAAAAAAGAGACAATTTCCGCAAGGCCTTTGACCAGTTTGATTATAAAAAAGTAGCACAATACACTGATGAAAAAGTAGCCGAGCTGATGCAGGATGCCGGCATCATTCGCAATGGTCTGAAAATAAAAGGCACGATTGCCAATGCTATTGCTTTTATGAATGTACAACAGGAATTCGGCAGTTTTTCGAAATACATCTGGGGATTTACCGGTGGAAAGCCTATTGAAAACAATGTTAAAATGATGAGCGATGTTAAAGCAACCACACCACTTTCGGATGAAATCAGTAAAGACTTGAAAAAACGCGGATTTAAATTTGTGGGCTCAACAGTTGTTTATGCACACATGCAAGCAACGGGAATGGTAAACGATCATGTGGAAGCTTGTTGGAAAAGAAAATAG
- the aat gene encoding leucyl/phenylalanyl-tRNA--protein transferase gives MHFLTKDLYFPPVDEASYEGVLAVGGDLSTERLLLAYRNGIFPWFNEDEPILWWAPPERMVVVPSLYKVSKSIRNLLNQNKFQVTFNQNFREVIMNCQQIERVGQEGTWITDDIIASYTKLHEMGFAQSVEVWQNGELVGGLYGIDLGHIYCGESMFSKVSNASKIAFVTLIQHLKEKDYKLLDCQVHNDHLEKLGAFEISREVFMKVLKSAT, from the coding sequence ATGCATTTCCTAACGAAAGATTTATACTTTCCGCCCGTAGACGAAGCTTCTTATGAAGGAGTCCTCGCTGTTGGTGGTGATTTGTCTACCGAGCGTTTGCTATTGGCTTATCGGAATGGTATTTTTCCGTGGTTTAACGAAGATGAACCCATACTTTGGTGGGCACCGCCGGAACGCATGGTGGTTGTTCCGTCCTTGTACAAAGTTTCCAAAAGCATCCGAAATCTATTGAATCAAAATAAATTTCAAGTTACATTCAATCAAAACTTCCGAGAAGTAATTATGAATTGCCAGCAAATTGAACGCGTAGGACAAGAAGGAACATGGATAACCGATGATATTATTGCTTCCTATACAAAATTGCACGAAATGGGTTTTGCCCAATCGGTTGAGGTATGGCAAAATGGGGAACTAGTTGGCGGTTTGTACGGCATCGACTTAGGCCATATATACTGTGGCGAAAGTATGTTTTCAAAAGTGTCTAATGCTAGCAAAATTGCTTTTGTAACGCTAATTCAACACCTGAAAGAGAAGGATTATAAACTTTTAGATTGCCAAGTTCATAACGACCATTTAGAAAAACTGGGTGCGTTTGAAATCTCAAGAGAGGTATTTATGAAAGTACTTAAATCGGCTACTTGA
- a CDS encoding fibrobacter succinogenes major paralogous domain-containing protein produces MKYIKHLLAVLTIISFTNCSTDSEYANPVPDISIHPTVPTLVTNTITAITMNTAAAGGNITTDGGSPVTLRGVVWSILPTPTIQLATKTLDGPGAGAFDSAVLNLNPNTTYYLRAYATNAYGTAYGNEVTFKTLVNPADLPVITTTALTDVTTNSAVSGGSVTSSGASPVTSRGVVWSLNTDPTILINTGISSNGIGLGSFISNVTNLLPDTTYYIKAYATNSHGTGYGAEFSFTTSPLLYTIGNGVNDIDGNHYGSVILSNNEWTTSNLNVTKYTDGTPIPQVQSATDWAALTTGAWCYYAYQTSYGVVYAKLYNWYAVAGIWNNASKTDASLRKKLAPNGWHIPTNSNWSSLTNYLGGTDTVGGLLKETGSAHWQSPNTGAVNSSGFTALPGGNCLPDGTFNSIGTLGYWWASDEYNLSSSWCVGLFNNNATISRAPIHKNYGFSIRLVKD; encoded by the coding sequence ATGAAATACATTAAACACTTATTAGCAGTATTGACTATCATTTCATTCACTAATTGTTCTACGGATAGTGAATATGCCAATCCGGTTCCGGATATTTCTATACATCCTACGGTGCCGACTTTGGTTACCAATACAATTACAGCTATAACTATGAATACGGCAGCTGCCGGTGGTAACATTACTACTGACGGAGGTTCACCGGTAACTCTGAGAGGAGTAGTTTGGAGCATACTACCAACACCTACCATCCAATTGGCCACTAAAACTTTAGACGGTCCGGGAGCAGGAGCTTTTGACAGCGCTGTATTGAATTTAAATCCGAATACAACTTATTATTTACGAGCTTATGCTACCAATGCTTATGGTACTGCTTATGGTAATGAAGTAACTTTTAAAACCCTTGTTAATCCTGCTGATTTACCGGTTATCACAACTACAGCACTAACCGATGTTACCACTAATTCAGCGGTTTCAGGAGGTTCAGTAACCAGTTCGGGAGCATCACCGGTTACCAGTCGTGGGGTGGTTTGGAGTTTAAATACTGATCCAACCATACTAATCAATACCGGGATTTCTTCTAACGGAATTGGCTTAGGGTCATTCATTAGCAATGTAACTAATTTATTGCCGGATACTACCTACTACATCAAAGCTTATGCTACCAACTCACATGGAACCGGTTATGGTGCTGAGTTTTCGTTTACTACAAGTCCTTTGCTTTATACCATTGGTAATGGTGTAAACGATATAGACGGCAATCATTATGGTTCTGTAATTTTGAGTAATAACGAATGGACTACTTCCAATTTAAATGTTACAAAATATACGGATGGGACTCCAATTCCACAAGTGCAAAGTGCTACGGATTGGGCAGCCTTAACTACCGGAGCTTGGTGTTATTATGCTTACCAAACCAGCTATGGCGTGGTGTATGCCAAATTATACAATTGGTATGCAGTAGCAGGAATCTGGAATAATGCTTCAAAAACAGACGCTTCTTTAAGAAAAAAATTAGCGCCAAACGGATGGCATATCCCAACTAACAGCAACTGGAGTTCATTAACCAATTACCTTGGCGGTACTGATACAGTGGGTGGTCTGTTAAAAGAAACAGGTTCTGCACATTGGCAAAGTCCAAATACAGGCGCTGTTAATTCGAGTGGCTTTACTGCTTTACCGGGAGGGAATTGTTTACCTGACGGAACCTTCAACAGCATCGGAACTTTGGGCTATTGGTGGGCTTCAGATGAATACAACTTAAGCAGCTCTTGGTGTGTCGGATTGTTTAACAATAACGCCACTATTTCCAGAGCGCCAATCCATAAAAATTATGGTTTTTCTATAAGATTAGTTAAAGACTAA
- a CDS encoding queuosine precursor transporter, with the protein MFQSRKDTVYVVLAGIFITNAVVAELIGGKLIDVGPAVMSIGILPWPIVFVTTDLINEYFGEKGVRKLSIITACLIAYTFIVLFFAMKIPSTGISTVSTAQFNAVFGQSQLIIVGSITAFLISQLIDVSIFHFFKRKTGHKMIWLRSTGSTVISQLFDSFIVLGIAFWLPGIMDTKTFFLSAMTGYSIKLAIAVLMTPMIYLGHNLIDKYIAKDGK; encoded by the coding sequence ATGTTTCAATCTAGGAAAGATACCGTATATGTTGTTTTGGCCGGTATATTTATTACCAATGCCGTAGTAGCCGAGCTGATTGGGGGGAAATTGATTGATGTGGGTCCGGCCGTTATGAGTATTGGAATTCTTCCTTGGCCAATTGTTTTTGTCACTACCGATTTAATCAACGAGTATTTTGGTGAAAAAGGAGTTCGTAAGCTCTCTATAATCACAGCCTGTTTGATTGCTTATACATTCATAGTTTTATTTTTTGCGATGAAAATTCCATCTACAGGAATCAGCACCGTTTCTACCGCTCAGTTTAATGCCGTTTTTGGGCAAAGCCAATTAATCATTGTGGGAAGCATAACAGCTTTTTTAATTTCCCAGTTAATTGACGTTAGCATTTTTCATTTTTTTAAAAGAAAAACAGGACACAAAATGATTTGGCTGCGAAGTACCGGTTCCACTGTGATTTCACAATTATTTGACAGTTTTATTGTTCTCGGCATTGCTTTTTGGTTGCCCGGCATCATGGATACTAAAACCTTTTTCCTTTCGGCTATGACCGGCTATTCGATTAAACTTGCCATTGCCGTTTTGATGACCCCGATGATTTATTTGGGCCATAATTTAATTGATAAATACATTGCCAAAGATGGAAAATAA